The DNA window CCCGGTGTGGACGCCGTCGTGAAAATCCGGATCCCGGTCGCCGGCTGGAAAGCTGTGATGCAGACCGTGGCGCCGCAAAAGTTTGTCAAAAGAAAACAGCGCATAACTCAGCACCGCAATGCGTCCAACCCATAGGTTGATCCTTCGGCGCCCCGGAGCGATCCCCTGATGCATGGCGTCGTGGGCGGTGATAAAAAGACCGACATACAGCCAGGTCTGCACGAGCAGGGCCAGGACGATCCTGGGCCAGGGCATGGATCGCAGGTCAGCCGCCAGCCAGTAGACCAGGTGACTGAGCCACGCCGAGTAGATCAGCGCAGCGATGAAGAGGCCTTGTGCTGCGCTGGTTTGCACTTTCGCCATAAAACACTCCTGAGCGTTCATCGTAAACGGACCAGCAAAAAATAGATGACCTGGGCCGCCCAGACATGGCGGGCCAAAGCCGGACAGCCGCCTTTGAGCAGTCCGAGCCGCAGGGCTGCGGCGGCATAGAGAAGTGAAAAAATGATCCAGGCGGAATAATTCTGCAGCGGTATCTCCTCCTCCAGCCAGCGCCAATAATCCAGTTTGACGGCCGCAGGTTCCATGACCCAATCGAAAAACACCATGAGCAGGGCGATGAGAATCACTTGCCCGCCGGCGGAGCGGAACAGTGCGGGACCGGTCCGGCCAAACCGGCGGACGAGCCACTCCATAACGCCGGCGGACGATAGGATCATGGTCAACCAGGCACAGCCGATGACCACCGGCACTCCCAACAGCTGCGGCTGCAACACTTGTCCGTAGGCGTACGGGCCAAAGAC is part of the bacterium genome and encodes:
- a CDS encoding beta-carotene ketolase, giving the protein MAKVQTSAAQGLFIAALIYSAWLSHLVYWLAADLRSMPWPRIVLALLVQTWLYVGLFITAHDAMHQGIAPGRRRINLWVGRIAVLSYALFSFDKLLRRHGLHHSFPAGDRDPDFHDGVHTG
- a CDS encoding carotenoid biosynthesis protein, whose amino-acid sequence is MTADPVEKPLHTRQTKITTLVSLYLLLCAGGLWHVLGWFQPLMRALAAPMLFSLAVLLFLACARRKGVADSSRWALFSIGVIVSAFFLEWFGVHSGKVFGPYAYGQVLQPQLLGVPVVIGCAWLTMILSSAGVMEWLVRRFGRTGPALFRSAGGQVILIALLMVFFDWVMEPAAVKLDYWRWLEEEIPLQNYSAWIIFSLLYAAAALRLGLLKGGCPALARHVWAAQVIYFLLVRLR